A DNA window from uncultured Methanoregula sp. contains the following coding sequences:
- the hisE gene encoding phosphoribosyl-ATP diphosphatase, translating to MNRPVDPAVIAELWVVICERADHPQESSYTTSLLTDKKGIDKVLEKVGEESTEFILAVKNGVNERTVEESADLLFHLLVALRAAGVDLADVMQELEHRRK from the coding sequence ATGAACAGACCGGTTGATCCGGCCGTGATTGCCGAGCTCTGGGTGGTCATCTGCGAACGGGCAGATCACCCGCAAGAATCGTCCTACACCACAAGCCTCCTGACCGACAAGAAAGGCATCGACAAAGTCCTTGAAAAAGTCGGCGAGGAGTCCACCGAATTCATCCTGGCGGTCAAGAACGGGGTCAACGAGCGCACGGTGGAGGAATCCGCCGATCTTCTCTTTCACCTGCTCGTTGCCCTCCGTGCGGCGGGCGTGGACCTGGCCGATGTGATGCAGGAACTCGAACACCGGCGGAAATAA
- a CDS encoding PAS domain-containing protein, with amino-acid sequence MSREDSSSDTRYTDVSRHKGHVVMTMDATENHYKDLVECQQDFLVKFSLEGRLLFVNSAYCEALGKSHQDLAGTVFMPVSDEKYADVVATQMTKLFRPPFACIVEQWIQTTKGMRCISWSARSILDAEKNVSAIVAAGRDITHLKNEHKTLRKRDEELMLVLESGSQMYFSHTPDHTAVFVSPRIRALLGCRRGEGKRAWTDFLTDNPVNAAGLERTLRALSSGRREPPYRLEMATGSGKKIWVEVNEIPVMKNGKAVAIAGCLEDVTEKMYVEEGSAEAEILFKGVRPKEPGIGNRSPLSAIRSIFSRDKEAPEEESV; translated from the coding sequence ATGAGTAGAGAGGACTCCTCCTCAGATACCCGGTATACCGACGTGAGCCGGCACAAAGGACATGTGGTCATGACCATGGATGCCACGGAGAATCATTACAAGGATCTTGTTGAGTGCCAGCAGGATTTTCTGGTCAAGTTCAGCCTTGAAGGCCGGCTTCTTTTCGTCAACTCAGCGTACTGCGAGGCTCTCGGGAAATCCCACCAAGACCTGGCAGGCACGGTCTTCATGCCTGTTTCCGATGAGAAGTATGCCGATGTTGTTGCAACGCAGATGACCAAGCTCTTCCGCCCCCCGTTCGCCTGCATTGTCGAGCAATGGATCCAGACCACAAAAGGCATGCGGTGCATCAGCTGGTCGGCCCGGTCCATCCTCGATGCCGAGAAGAATGTCTCTGCAATCGTTGCAGCCGGGCGGGATATCACTCATCTCAAGAACGAGCATAAAACCCTGCGGAAGCGGGATGAGGAGCTGATGCTTGTCCTCGAGAGCGGGAGCCAGATGTACTTCTCCCATACTCCCGACCATACTGCCGTATTTGTCAGCCCCCGGATCCGGGCCCTGCTCGGGTGCAGGCGGGGGGAAGGAAAGCGGGCCTGGACCGACTTTCTGACCGACAACCCGGTGAATGCAGCCGGTCTCGAACGAACCCTGCGTGCGCTCTCATCCGGCCGGCGCGAACCCCCGTACCGTCTGGAGATGGCAACCGGTAGCGGGAAGAAGATCTGGGTGGAAGTGAACGAGATCCCGGTCATGAAGAATGGCAAGGCTGTTGCAATAGCCGGCTGCCTTGAGGACGTTACTGAGAAGATGTACGTTGAGGAAGGATCGGCCGAGGCCGAGATTCTCTTCAAAGGCGTGCGCCCGAAGGAACCGGGGATCGGAAACCGGTCCCCGCTCAGTGCCATCCGCTCCATCTTCTCCCGGGACAAAGAAGCCCCGGAAGAGGAGAGCGTCTGA
- a CDS encoding flagellin, with protein MSILRGITTTSRNEPAFTGLEAAIVLIAFVTVAAVFSYVVIGAGFFATQKSEATVHSSVQEASSSLMMAGTVHGIGTPGSTIDTINFSVTLGNGGTAIDMEKLVMTYSDKNHLEKLRPVPGYFGSSTTPGTWAITDRQNERGASNNVLEKGEQFSLSAHPTNGIPRDMEFSLEVAPAGGASLQVIRRAPSVIYAVNQFY; from the coding sequence GTGTCAATACTCAGAGGGATCACCACGACCAGTCGAAACGAACCTGCATTCACCGGTCTTGAAGCTGCCATTGTCCTGATCGCATTCGTTACGGTAGCTGCGGTCTTCTCTTACGTTGTGATCGGGGCGGGATTCTTCGCAACCCAGAAGAGCGAGGCGACCGTCCACTCCAGTGTCCAGGAAGCCAGTTCCAGCCTGATGATGGCCGGGACCGTGCATGGCATCGGAACACCAGGAAGCACCATCGACACGATCAATTTCAGCGTTACGCTCGGCAACGGGGGAACCGCCATCGATATGGAAAAATTGGTAATGACCTACAGCGACAAGAACCACCTGGAGAAACTGAGGCCCGTGCCGGGATATTTTGGTTCTTCCACAACACCGGGGACCTGGGCGATTACCGACCGGCAGAATGAGCGGGGAGCTTCCAATAACGTGCTGGAGAAAGGCGAACAGTTCTCGCTCAGCGCCCACCCGACAAACGGCATTCCCAGGGATATGGAATTCTCGCTCGAAGTTGCTCCGGCCGGCGGGGCATCGTTGCAGGTAATCCGCAGAGCCCCGTCGGTAATCTACGCAGTGAACCAGTTTTATTAA
- a CDS encoding metallophosphoesterase translates to MQSRYRIPLALLAVFLCISLFSGVSAAAGNSTTYSFVHLSDTQNLATSYPATYNTTFSYLESLKSTRNISAIIITGDLVNTWNSKKEWDAYLRARNQTTIPVFVTAGNHDTDSGKKYEYYTRYTGNSGKNYVTSFGDLDLVGINYVKAGLPAAEYSRIRLALGNSTRPVAIIATHYYMDKNGKPSPLGREIDKNLIVKPTLILTGHLHADFINRRNISGFPVIGEMTNYQNGLPGGNGDKNYSAGTLYTVTSSRGQVERITARVIHISPTPSLDAEQTVFEQAGPPSVLVTAPVSLVPSSPPVLLLPFCNPAVLSCRLNMTPGRAE, encoded by the coding sequence ATGCAGTCCCGGTACCGGATCCCGCTCGCCCTTCTCGCAGTTTTCCTGTGCATCTCCCTCTTTTCCGGAGTCTCGGCAGCGGCCGGCAACAGTACGACGTACTCGTTTGTCCACCTCTCTGACACCCAGAACCTGGCAACCTCGTATCCGGCAACCTACAATACAACGTTTTCGTATCTGGAATCCCTCAAATCGACCCGCAACATCTCGGCCATCATCATAACGGGCGACCTTGTCAATACCTGGAACAGCAAAAAAGAGTGGGACGCGTACCTGCGGGCCCGGAACCAGACCACGATCCCCGTCTTCGTCACCGCGGGCAACCATGATACGGACTCAGGGAAAAAATACGAGTATTACACCCGGTACACGGGAAATTCCGGGAAAAATTATGTGACCTCATTCGGCGATCTCGACCTTGTCGGGATCAATTATGTCAAAGCGGGCCTTCCGGCTGCCGAATATTCCCGCATCCGTCTGGCACTGGGGAATAGCACCCGCCCGGTTGCCATTATTGCAACCCACTACTACATGGACAAAAACGGCAAGCCCTCCCCGCTTGGCAGGGAGATCGACAAGAACCTGATCGTAAAACCCACCCTTATCCTCACGGGCCATCTGCACGCGGATTTTATCAACCGGCGGAATATCAGCGGATTTCCGGTGATCGGGGAGATGACCAATTACCAGAACGGCCTACCGGGTGGCAATGGGGATAAGAATTACTCGGCCGGGACCCTGTATACCGTGACCTCCTCCCGTGGGCAGGTTGAACGGATTACCGCAAGGGTCATCCATATCAGCCCGACACCCTCCCTGGATGCAGAGCAGACCGTTTTTGAACAGGCCGGTCCACCTTCGGTTCTGGTAACCGCACCCGTTTCCCTTGTGCCCTCCTCCCCTCCGGTCCTGCTCCTGCCGTTCTGTAACCCGGCCGTTCTGTCCTGCCGGCTGAACATGACCCCGGGTAGGGCAGAATAA
- a CDS encoding nitrogenase component 1 has product MPECSSPLWPCAMTGAVACLAGFEGVSVVIHGSSGCYYYPATLLHAPLHGTFILEHEVIFGSEERLLEVVSGLSGKGQKIAVVTTCVPAILGEDIRSMLENYDVILVDSPGFAGDVETGYRKALASLPIRTDPNVPGVNIDGISLIDPFSAGNVQEISRLLRMASIPLASVFCQDRLERISASAAYTIGTNDDFVSNIGKYCGGTTGIGTVRETFGTLSDLFEDADISPVLAEADRQEERIVRACDKYLQRYDPPSVVIAAGYAYASTAARMLDQYLDADVRCICSRNSPGECGYPVRQIAGMGQVREILESQDPDLVIGSSFERVAAPGRAFVGLTPPLRGEIRLAPRPFAGINGSLVFIEQVLNAMLDLRSSRPRT; this is encoded by the coding sequence ATGCCTGAATGCTCAAGCCCGCTCTGGCCCTGCGCCATGACCGGGGCGGTCGCCTGCCTTGCCGGCTTTGAGGGGGTAAGCGTGGTAATCCACGGCTCGAGCGGCTGTTATTATTATCCGGCAACCCTGCTCCATGCACCTCTCCACGGGACCTTCATTCTCGAACATGAAGTGATCTTCGGATCGGAAGAACGGCTCCTTGAAGTGGTCAGCGGGCTTTCCGGCAAGGGCCAGAAGATCGCGGTAGTGACCACCTGCGTTCCGGCAATCCTTGGCGAAGATATCCGGTCCATGCTGGAGAACTACGATGTCATCCTCGTGGACAGCCCGGGTTTTGCCGGCGATGTCGAGACCGGCTACCGGAAGGCCCTCGCCTCCCTGCCCATCCGTACCGATCCAAATGTACCCGGAGTGAACATCGACGGGATATCCCTCATCGATCCGTTTTCTGCCGGGAACGTCCAGGAGATCTCCCGGCTTCTCCGGATGGCCTCGATACCGCTGGCTTCCGTCTTTTGCCAGGACCGGCTCGAACGGATCTCGGCATCCGCCGCATACACGATCGGGACCAATGACGATTTTGTGAGCAATATCGGGAAGTATTGCGGCGGGACAACGGGTATCGGGACCGTCAGGGAGACATTTGGCACGCTCTCGGACCTGTTCGAAGATGCAGACATCTCCCCGGTGCTTGCCGAGGCCGACCGGCAGGAGGAGCGGATCGTCCGGGCATGCGATAAATACCTGCAGCGGTATGATCCTCCCTCGGTGGTTATCGCTGCAGGGTATGCATATGCCAGTACTGCCGCCCGGATGCTCGACCAGTATCTCGATGCCGATGTCCGCTGCATCTGCTCGCGGAATTCCCCCGGCGAGTGCGGATATCCGGTCAGGCAGATCGCTGGCATGGGGCAGGTGCGGGAGATTCTTGAATCGCAGGATCCCGATCTTGTCATCGGCTCCTCTTTTGAACGGGTAGCGGCCCCGGGCCGGGCATTCGTTGGCCTGACTCCCCCCCTGCGGGGAGAGATCCGGCTCGCTCCCCGCCCCTTTGCCGGGATCAACGGGAGCCTTGTGTTCATCGAGCAGGTACTCAACGCCATGCTCGATCTCCGGTCCAGCCGGCCCCGCACCTGA
- a CDS encoding NusA-like transcription termination signal-binding factor: MERNIGFKERRYIEELRILTRSTALDCVIDDRFDRVIYVIRQGDMGLAIGKKGENIKRLQNVLGKRIEMVEYAENPDAFIANIFKPAEVVSVERTGEDGPLNVLVKQRSDLGIAIGKAGCNIEKARILCRRFFGLEVGEVLLPQVAS, encoded by the coding sequence ATGGAACGGAATATCGGCTTTAAGGAGCGAAGGTACATTGAAGAGTTGCGGATCCTGACCCGGTCAACAGCCCTTGACTGCGTGATCGATGACCGGTTCGACAGGGTCATCTACGTGATCCGGCAGGGCGACATGGGTCTTGCCATCGGCAAAAAAGGGGAGAATATCAAGCGGCTCCAGAATGTGCTCGGGAAACGCATTGAGATGGTGGAGTATGCCGAGAACCCTGACGCCTTCATCGCCAACATCTTCAAGCCTGCTGAAGTGGTGAGCGTGGAACGGACCGGGGAGGACGGACCCTTGAATGTTCTTGTAAAACAGCGCAGCGACCTTGGTATCGCCATTGGCAAGGCCGGCTGCAATATTGAAAAAGCGCGCATCCTCTGCCGGCGCTTCTTTGGCCTTGAAGTAGGCGAAGTTCTTCTTCCGCAGGTGGCATCATGA
- a CDS encoding 3-isopropylmalate dehydratase large subunit yields the protein MAATIVEKIFSRKCGSDIRAGEVVMAPLDGTMIHDITGPLAIQKFYEMGGKNVYDPERVIMLFDHQIPADSIEAANNHVYMRKFADEQKIHNYDINEGVCHQVTIEKGRAAPGEIVVGADSHTCMYGAAGAFATGIGSTDMGFALKFGALYFKVPETIKAEVSGRFQKRVGPKDLILSIAADIGADGATYKAIQFTGKTISKMDMAGRMTLCNMAIEMGAKAGIVAPDKVTWEYMKGRRKMKPFELDSDPDATFVEKRSYNVADLEPTVAVPHNVDTGVPVSKVAGTHVDQVFIGSCTNGRFEDLEEVAEVLGKKKFNPKIRVIIIPASRDEYLRTLRAGLIEKFVKAGALVEAPCCGPCMGGAFGLIAPGEVSLSTSNRNFKGRQGSTDGKVYLCSPATAAASAITGEITDPREV from the coding sequence ATGGCAGCAACAATCGTAGAGAAGATATTCTCACGGAAATGTGGCAGCGATATACGGGCAGGCGAAGTGGTCATGGCACCCCTTGACGGGACCATGATCCACGACATCACCGGCCCACTTGCCATCCAGAAGTTCTACGAGATGGGCGGGAAGAACGTCTATGACCCGGAGCGCGTAATCATGCTCTTTGACCACCAGATCCCCGCAGACTCCATCGAAGCGGCGAACAACCACGTGTACATGCGGAAATTTGCAGACGAGCAGAAGATCCATAACTATGATATCAACGAAGGTGTCTGCCACCAGGTGACCATCGAGAAGGGAAGGGCCGCCCCGGGCGAGATCGTTGTAGGGGCGGATTCCCATACCTGCATGTACGGGGCGGCAGGGGCTTTTGCCACCGGCATCGGCTCCACGGACATGGGTTTTGCCCTGAAGTTCGGCGCCCTCTACTTCAAGGTGCCGGAGACCATCAAAGCCGAGGTATCGGGCAGGTTCCAGAAGCGTGTCGGGCCAAAGGATCTGATCCTCTCGATCGCTGCCGATATCGGAGCCGACGGGGCCACCTACAAGGCGATCCAGTTCACCGGCAAGACCATCTCGAAGATGGATATGGCAGGACGCATGACGCTCTGCAATATGGCCATCGAGATGGGCGCAAAAGCAGGCATCGTTGCGCCGGACAAGGTGACGTGGGAGTACATGAAAGGACGCCGGAAGATGAAACCGTTCGAGCTGGACAGCGACCCGGACGCCACCTTTGTGGAGAAGCGCTCCTACAATGTCGCTGACCTAGAACCGACCGTGGCCGTACCCCACAACGTGGATACCGGTGTCCCGGTAAGCAAAGTGGCCGGCACGCATGTGGACCAAGTCTTCATTGGCTCCTGCACGAACGGGCGCTTTGAGGATCTCGAAGAAGTAGCCGAGGTTCTCGGGAAGAAGAAGTTCAACCCGAAGATCCGGGTCATTATCATCCCGGCCTCGCGGGACGAGTACCTCAGGACACTCAGGGCAGGACTCATCGAGAAGTTCGTCAAAGCCGGGGCACTTGTCGAAGCCCCGTGCTGCGGACCGTGCATGGGCGGGGCGTTCGGCCTCATCGCCCCCGGCGAGGTCTCGCTCTCGACCTCGAACCGGAACTTCAAGGGCCGGCAGGGAAGCACGGACGGGAAAGTCTACCTCTGCTCACCGGCAACGGCAGCTGCCAGCGCGATAACGGGCGAGATCACCGATCCTCGGGAGGTCTAA
- a CDS encoding isocitrate/isopropylmalate family dehydrogenase: MYKIASIGGDGIGPEIVAEGKKVLEAAGEKYNFDIDWTDFDIGADRYLATKKLVTEDDLKELKKFKAIYFGAIGDERVKPGILEKGILLALRFHFDQYVNLRPIKLLHGVETPLAGKGPEDIDFVVIRENTEDFYVGIGSRFKKHQKIELDVVRDIYSVKFGLDVTSDAEEIAYQIGVITREGARRVQTYAFDLAMQRKKKLTSVDKANVLSDVYGLWRDVFNETAKKYPDVKTEFNFVDAVTMWFVKNPEWFDVVVTPNMFGDIITDLGAMIQGGLGLAPGGNINPKGTSMFEPIHGSAPKYKGMDVANPIATIWAGSLLLDHLGEHKAAAAIVSAIEKSINDGVVTKDLGGTAGTAKAGSYIADCVKKGR; encoded by the coding sequence ATGTACAAGATAGCGTCGATTGGAGGGGACGGGATCGGCCCGGAGATAGTGGCCGAGGGAAAGAAAGTGCTGGAGGCAGCGGGAGAGAAGTACAACTTCGATATCGACTGGACAGACTTCGATATCGGGGCCGACCGCTACCTTGCGACAAAGAAACTGGTCACCGAGGATGACTTAAAGGAACTCAAAAAGTTCAAGGCGATTTACTTTGGTGCCATCGGGGATGAGCGGGTGAAACCCGGTATCCTCGAAAAAGGCATCCTCCTTGCCCTCCGCTTCCATTTCGACCAGTACGTCAACCTCCGGCCGATCAAACTCCTGCACGGGGTCGAGACCCCGCTTGCCGGGAAAGGGCCAGAGGACATCGACTTTGTTGTCATCCGCGAGAACACCGAGGACTTCTATGTCGGCATCGGCTCCCGGTTTAAAAAACACCAGAAGATCGAGCTTGACGTGGTCCGCGACATCTACAGCGTCAAGTTCGGCCTCGACGTGACGAGCGATGCCGAGGAGATCGCCTACCAGATAGGCGTCATCACCCGCGAAGGAGCCCGCAGGGTCCAGACCTATGCATTTGACCTTGCCATGCAACGGAAGAAGAAACTCACCTCGGTAGACAAGGCGAATGTCCTCTCGGATGTGTACGGCCTCTGGCGGGACGTGTTCAACGAGACCGCAAAGAAGTATCCCGACGTCAAGACCGAGTTCAACTTCGTGGATGCCGTCACCATGTGGTTTGTCAAGAATCCCGAATGGTTCGATGTCGTGGTCACACCCAACATGTTCGGGGACATCATCACCGACCTCGGTGCCATGATCCAGGGCGGTCTCGGTCTTGCACCGGGCGGCAATATCAACCCGAAAGGTACTTCGATGTTCGAACCCATCCACGGCTCAGCCCCGAAATACAAGGGCATGGATGTTGCAAACCCCATTGCAACTATCTGGGCGGGATCGCTCCTGCTCGATCACCTGGGCGAGCACAAGGCCGCAGCCGCAATTGTCTCGGCAATCGAGAAGAGCATCAATGACGGCGTTGTCACCAAAGATCTCGGCGGCACCGCGGGAACGGCAAAGGCCGGATCCTACATTGCCGACTGCGTGAAGAAAGGCAGGTAA
- a CDS encoding bifunctional nuclease family protein, translated as MAQVRCTIRGVFVAVGDTATVPLVLLTDGSERLLPIFIGIWEAVSINSALSHEVLPRPFTHDLFLDLCSKCSITFRFLQIDSIEDGVYYAQLVFSHGKQDEYLDCRPSDGIALALRGDVPVFVDETVLATAGQAAESLPVMVDLATFLQK; from the coding sequence ATGGCACAGGTCAGGTGTACAATCAGGGGAGTGTTCGTTGCGGTGGGCGATACCGCCACAGTGCCCCTGGTACTTCTTACCGATGGCAGCGAACGCCTCCTGCCCATCTTTATCGGCATCTGGGAAGCGGTCTCCATCAACAGCGCCCTCAGTCACGAAGTGCTTCCCCGGCCGTTCACCCATGATCTTTTCCTTGACCTCTGTTCAAAATGCTCGATCACCTTCCGGTTCCTCCAGATCGATTCCATCGAAGACGGGGTATATTATGCACAACTGGTCTTTTCCCATGGCAAGCAGGATGAGTACCTGGACTGCCGCCCAAGCGACGGAATAGCCCTTGCCCTCCGGGGGGATGTTCCCGTCTTTGTGGACGAAACAGTGCTTGCTACCGCAGGACAGGCAGCGGAGTCCCTGCCGGTGATGGTCGATCTCGCAACATTCCTGCAAAAATAA
- a CDS encoding SIMPL domain-containing protein: MIRRLSLCMVAIAVLAVALVGCAAAADDTANDHVIHATGNGNVIGTPDRAQVTFSVQTENADVKVAQADNALKMNNVINALVNAGIPRDALKTTGYNIYPVYDDSTKSIFDQKVKTYRVTNTLTVTLHDVSKTGDVIDIAVANGINQADSIQFMLSDEQSQVLRTQALQKAVIRARSDADTVAAAMGTNVTGVKNADISGGYSPVLYQNYQYDSGAAMKSVAAPTPIQPGDITVTATVTITYNIR; encoded by the coding sequence ATGATACGAAGACTCTCTCTCTGTATGGTTGCCATTGCGGTCCTCGCAGTGGCTCTTGTCGGCTGCGCTGCAGCCGCGGATGATACGGCCAATGACCATGTTATCCATGCAACCGGCAACGGTAATGTGATTGGAACTCCCGACCGGGCCCAGGTCACCTTCTCGGTCCAGACCGAGAACGCGGATGTCAAGGTTGCCCAGGCCGACAATGCCCTGAAGATGAACAACGTGATCAATGCTCTTGTGAATGCGGGCATCCCCCGGGACGCCTTAAAGACAACTGGTTACAACATCTACCCTGTTTACGATGATTCAACCAAGAGCATCTTCGACCAGAAAGTGAAGACCTACCGCGTGACGAACACCTTAACCGTCACGCTCCACGATGTCAGCAAGACCGGCGATGTCATCGACATTGCGGTGGCAAATGGCATCAACCAGGCCGACTCGATCCAGTTCATGCTCTCGGACGAGCAGTCTCAGGTGCTCAGAACCCAGGCTCTCCAGAAAGCCGTGATCCGCGCCCGCTCGGATGCCGACACTGTTGCGGCAGCCATGGGAACCAATGTAACCGGTGTGAAAAACGCTGATATCAGCGGCGGGTACTCGCCCGTTCTGTACCAGAACTACCAGTACGACAGCGGGGCTGCAATGAAATCCGTAGCAGCGCCGACCCCCATCCAGCCCGGCGACATCACCGTCACAGCTACTGTGACCATCACTTACAACATCCGGTAA
- a CDS encoding 3-isopropylmalate dehydratase small subunit produces the protein MAAKKTVPVKKVILEKSRVSATGRAWKFGDDIDTDAIIPGRFLILNNPDELAKHAFEGTRDEFAKNVKEGDVIVGGRNFGCGSSREHAPLALVGAGVKVVIARSFARIFFRNSVNVGVLPVVCPEADKIADGAKITLNLKEGTLEADGKKYAIEPVPVFMQGIIDAGGLVEYAKAVKEIPPCTR, from the coding sequence ATGGCAGCCAAGAAGACCGTGCCGGTAAAGAAAGTGATCCTTGAAAAATCCCGTGTCTCGGCAACCGGCCGGGCCTGGAAGTTCGGCGATGATATCGACACCGATGCCATCATCCCGGGCCGGTTCCTCATCCTCAACAACCCGGACGAGCTGGCAAAACACGCTTTTGAAGGCACACGGGACGAGTTTGCAAAGAACGTTAAGGAAGGGGATGTCATTGTGGGAGGCCGGAACTTCGGCTGCGGCTCCTCCCGCGAACACGCCCCGCTCGCCCTTGTCGGGGCTGGAGTGAAAGTCGTGATTGCCCGGTCGTTTGCCCGGATCTTCTTCCGGAACTCGGTGAACGTGGGCGTGCTGCCCGTGGTCTGCCCGGAGGCCGATAAAATTGCCGACGGGGCGAAGATCACCCTGAACCTCAAAGAGGGAACCCTTGAAGCGGACGGGAAGAAGTATGCGATCGAGCCGGTGCCGGTCTTCATGCAGGGCATTATCGATGCCGGCGGGCTTGTTGAATATGCAAAAGCAGTGAAGGAGATACCACCATGTACAAGATAG
- a CDS encoding TMEM175 family protein, with amino-acid sequence MTEEKDMVEDLHLTKGRLEALSDGIFAFAMTLLVIGLNLPDKATLVQSNVFALQFLLSLYSDFFHYVLAFLILGAFWLSQHQQFHSVRVPNKTFIWINLLTLMFVALLPFSTSFSGDFPHASMGAMVFEANLCIIGLGMSCQWWYATKDCRLTEHTLKPAYIRGVLMGNLVVPAVSVIAILVALTGSLWSSALYMTLPFVDYAVDRYYRRREEAS; translated from the coding sequence ATGACAGAGGAGAAAGATATGGTTGAGGATCTGCACCTCACCAAGGGCAGGCTGGAAGCGCTTTCGGATGGCATCTTCGCGTTCGCGATGACCCTCCTGGTCATCGGGCTGAACCTGCCGGACAAGGCCACTCTCGTACAGTCGAACGTATTTGCTCTCCAGTTTCTCCTCTCCCTCTATTCCGATTTCTTTCATTATGTTCTTGCATTCCTGATCCTCGGGGCATTCTGGCTCAGTCAGCACCAGCAGTTCCACTCCGTGCGGGTTCCCAATAAGACCTTTATCTGGATTAATCTCTTAACGCTCATGTTCGTTGCCCTCCTCCCGTTCTCCACCTCGTTCTCCGGGGATTTCCCTCATGCCTCCATGGGGGCGATGGTGTTTGAGGCGAACCTTTGTATCATCGGTCTGGGCATGTCCTGCCAGTGGTGGTACGCAACCAAAGACTGCCGCCTGACCGAGCATACCCTGAAACCGGCATATATCCGCGGAGTTCTGATGGGGAATCTTGTAGTTCCCGCGGTCTCGGTGATAGCGATTCTTGTCGCGCTGACCGGATCCTTATGGAGTTCGGCACTGTATATGACGCTTCCCTTTGTTGATTATGCGGTAGACCGGTATTACCGGAGACGAGAGGAAGCCAGCTGA
- a CDS encoding nitrogenase component 1, producing the protein MTLNTSPTGISRFRGCTLTGALSVTTHVRDAVSVIHGPKGCSHHNVSLLHATGLENDQVSFPELVSTGLGENDIIFGGEESLRQTLESVSRKNVRAIYVLSTCIIDTIGDDVCGICNADYPVPVIPVPTAGFLGGTFQDGVNNALVSIAGTTPVCGKTGDVNIIGERNLEYEVEENFLEIRRILSRLGLTVNTRFVHNTSQDQISRLGAARVNILREPGLIPVGEYLRERFGTPYIFSFPLGFSGTLSFMQEVATACGVDAAPVIEEERSLQEEILGVFSDIRDTPVIFDQTPADPESVLAAEEAAGLLHLKFGPSPASIALPAAPAVGTYGIKRMLHRWRRAIHA; encoded by the coding sequence ATGACCTTGAACACCTCGCCTACCGGTATATCTAGGTTCCGGGGCTGCACCCTCACGGGAGCGCTTTCGGTGACTACGCATGTCCGCGATGCGGTGAGCGTGATCCACGGGCCGAAGGGCTGCAGCCACCACAATGTCTCACTCCTGCATGCAACCGGACTGGAGAACGATCAGGTCTCCTTCCCCGAACTGGTCTCGACGGGGCTCGGCGAGAACGATATCATCTTCGGGGGCGAGGAATCGTTAAGGCAGACCCTTGAATCGGTGTCCCGCAAGAATGTCCGGGCGATCTATGTCCTCTCGACCTGCATCATCGATACTATCGGCGATGATGTATGCGGGATCTGCAATGCGGATTATCCGGTCCCGGTAATCCCGGTTCCCACCGCAGGTTTCCTCGGAGGGACATTCCAGGACGGGGTGAACAATGCCCTCGTGTCAATTGCGGGCACAACCCCGGTCTGCGGGAAAACCGGCGATGTGAATATCATCGGCGAAAGGAACCTTGAGTATGAAGTAGAGGAGAATTTTCTCGAGATTCGCCGTATTCTTTCCCGTCTCGGCCTCACGGTCAACACCCGCTTTGTTCACAACACCTCCCAGGACCAGATATCCCGTCTTGGTGCAGCCCGGGTCAATATTCTCCGTGAACCCGGGCTGATCCCGGTAGGCGAGTATCTCCGCGAGCGATTCGGCACTCCCTACATCTTCTCGTTCCCTCTCGGGTTCTCCGGCACGCTCTCGTTCATGCAGGAAGTTGCCACGGCCTGCGGAGTTGACGCAGCCCCTGTTATTGAAGAGGAACGATCCCTGCAGGAGGAGATCCTTGGCGTTTTCTCCGATATCCGGGACACTCCGGTCATCTTCGACCAGACCCCGGCCGATCCTGAAAGTGTCCTGGCAGCTGAAGAAGCCGCCGGCCTGCTGCACCTGAAGTTCGGCCCGTCCCCGGCAAGTATCGCCCTTCCCGCAGCGCCGGCGGTTGGTACGTACGGGATCAAGCGGATGCTCCACCGCTGGAGGAGGGCGATCCATGCCTGA